The following are from one region of the Alphaproteobacteria bacterium genome:
- a CDS encoding MobA/MobL family protein: PEVFRNRSVLWNAAETAEHWPDGLLARELVIDLPGEYSPSKWWGVIRCYAYAYLVKRGMIVDFSIHLPELAGKHSSPHAHLLMTVRKAAPSGFTSIENSWRDALHDPALKEAWSKAFAHARYSDNN, encoded by the coding sequence CCGGAAGTGTTCAGGAACCGAAGCGTTCTTTGGAATGCGGCCGAGACGGCAGAGCATTGGCCCGATGGGTTGCTGGCGCGGGAATTAGTCATCGATCTCCCCGGTGAATATTCACCCTCTAAATGGTGGGGCGTGATCCGCTGCTATGCCTACGCCTATCTCGTAAAACGCGGAATGATCGTCGATTTCTCAATTCATCTGCCGGAACTGGCGGGCAAACACTCATCGCCGCACGCCCATCTGCTGATGACGGTACGCAAGGCCGCCCCTTCGGGATTCACCAGCATCGAAAACAGCTGGCGGGACGCTCTGCACGATCCCGCCCTGAAAGAGGCCTGGAGCAAGGCCTTCGCCCACGCCCGCTATTCTGACAACAACTAG